CCAATTCAAAAATATAATCAAAGGGGTTAGGGGGCGCTATCCCCCTCCTGTTTCAATTTTGTTTCAATTGGGATTGAAATTTCTTCGGTTTTGATGGGATAAAACAAATTTTAATAGGGAATGGTGATATGCAATGTAGTTCCCTTTCCTTTTCTTGAAATAATCTTAAATTTTCCACCTAGAAGCTTAGTATTTTCCATCATCCTCAGCAGTCCATAGCTGGTGGGAGTATCTGCACGTTTTTGCTCAAATCCTATTCCGTTGTCGTGGATAACTACTCTAACATACCCAGCTTTCGCTGATAGGGAGAGAGACGCAGACTTTGCTTCAGAATGCTTAGCTATATTCGTTAAACCTTCCTGAATTATCCTGAAGATGCCGATTTCGCTTTGTGGCGAAAGTCTTTTCTTGGACCCTGTGATTTTTAATTGTACCTCAAGGTTAGTTCTTCGACTGAATTTATCTACATACCACCTGAGTGCTGAAAATAGTCCCAGTTCATCTAAAATACGAGGTCGGAGATCAGAGGATAAGTCACGTAGGTTTTCCATAGTCTGGGTTATTAATTTTTCATCATCCTTAAGCCTGCTTATTACTTGGACATACTGTTGAGGAGAACTTCGCAAGCACATCTTCAGGTCCAATTTCATGGCGGTCAGGTCCTGTACAATCGAATCGTGTAGCTTTTGTGAAGTCATTCTCCTTTCTTCTTCCTGTGCTTCTATTACTCTGTTAGCAAGAAAAACTAACTTCTTCTCTGTTAATTTGCGTTCAGTGATGTCAACGATGGAGACCAATAACCTGCTTAACGACCTTTCGTAACCTGTCAACACACTCCATCTTATATTAATATCAATTTTTCGCCCTTTTAACGTTTGATTAGTAGCATCACTTTCAAAACTCGTTTTGCCGCTAAAGATAGCTATTAGTCCTTCCTTAAACACTTCATATGATTCCTGTGTAAAAACTTTGTTTAAGCCAGATTTAAGTTCTTCTAAGCTCTTCGCTTCGTACCATCTCAGTGTTGTTTTGTTCACAGCTATTATCTTTACCTTAGCAGCACATTTAGAAATTGCTTCAGGATGGTTATCAAAATATGCTCTAAGATCTTTAACCCCTGATGATTTTAAACTATTAAGGTAATTCTTAACACTGGAGAAATCCTCCTCCCATAAAGAGATTGGTGAATCTTCAAATAGACGAAGGTATCTATTCTCACTTTCAATCATCTTGATCTCTGTATTCTTGCGATCCGTAATATCTGTCCAGTAACCAATTATCTCTAATGGCTGCCCTTTGTCGTCTCGTATTAGCTTCATTTCATCACGCATCCAGATATATTTACCGTTTTTGCACCGAAAACGGTATTCATAAGTGTGGTACCCTTTTTTAAATATAATTGGTAGCTCTTGTAAGATTCTCTTCACATCTTCGGGATGAATGCGACCGACCCAAAAGCTTGAGTTTGTGATGAATTGCTCCGGAGAGTAGCCTACCATTCCTCGAACGTTATCTGTGATGAAGGTAGCTCCGTAATCTCTTGAAGTCTTTGAGGCATAGATCACTGCGGATGTGGAAAACATAAGGTAACGAAGCCTCTCATTTGTCAAATAAGCCTGCTGCTGAGAAACTTTCAATTCCTTATGTTCTTCTTGTAGTTTCTTTGTTAATTTTGCGTTCTTAATAGCTATTCCTACTTGATTTGCAATTGTCTGGCACAGACTCAAATCCAGTGAAGAGAAGGCAGAGGACTGTTCTATTCTGGATGGGATAATAGCACCAATGGTCTTTCTGCTTACTATTATGGGAACAGCTAACAATGCTTTAACATTTAACTGCTTAAAGATGGTTCTTTCCCTCACAGAAAGAGAGGTCTTCTTGCGATCAGATATGTGAACGGTTCTTTTCTTCAAAAGGAACGGTGCAATATGAGGGTAATCTTTAAGATCAAACCTTGCTCCGTCAATTGATGGATAGGAAGGCTTTTTTTTATAACTCTTGACGATCTCATAAGTATTTCCAGTAGAAAGCAGTGCTATGGAGCAGCGATCAGCTTTAAGGACTTGGGTTGTCATCTCACAGGCCATCATAAGGATTTTCTCTAAATCCAAGGTCTGAGAGATAGCTTGGTTTATTTTTAAGACTACCTTAAGTCTTTCTTCTTCTGAATTTTGTCGCCTGTTATTCATTTCATCTATATATAATATATATGATTTCACGATGACTTGTCAAACGGAATAACTCTATATAGTGTCAGAAGGTTAATATCTTGGCAACCGAGCTAACCCAATTCAAAAATAAAAACAAAGGGGTATAGGGGGAGTGCTACCCTCCCTACCCCTGTTTCAATTTTGTTTCAATTGGGGTTGGGTTATTATGGGGACAAATTGGCCTGTCCTACCAGGTTTTACCTTGACTTTTTCCTTTTCTTAGTTATTATTTTAGTAAATAAAGAAACGTTGATTATCATGTTTCCCCTAACCTTAAAAAGGAGGGAAGATGTTAAAGAAGCTAATCATTTTGGTGGTTTTTGTTTTTATGAGTATTTCTGCCTATGCCCAGGTGGACACTGCCTGGATAAGAAGTTATAATGGATGGGGGGATGGTGGTGATTTGGCTAATGACATAACAGTGGATGCTTCAGGCAATGTTTATGTGACTGGATACAGTTGGGGCAACTATAATGATTATGCCTCCATCAAGTATGACCGCAATGGGAATGCCCTTTGGATTAGAAGATATAGCGGAGCAGTAGGGTACTTTGATGATAATGCTGAAGCCATAGCTGTCGATGCCTCTGGTAACGTTTATGTGACCGGAGGGAGTAACAGTGGCGGGGCAACCTCATATGATTATGCTACCATAAAGTATAAACCCAATGGAGACACTGCTTGGGTAAGAAGATATAATGGACCAGCCAACTCAGATGATTATGCACTCGACCTAGCGGTGGATGGTTCAGGCAATGTCTATGTGACAGGAGAAAGTCCCGGCAACGGAACTAATCGAGACTATGCTACCGTAAAGTATTTTCCCAACGGAGATACTGCCTGGGTAAGAATGTATAACGGAGCAGGAAATGGAGCAGATGGTGCTCGTGCCATAGCTGTAGATGACAGTGGCAATGTCTGCGTAACCGGTTGGAGTTATCAAGGCTCGTTGCGAACTGATTACGTTACCATAAAGTATTATCCCAACGGTAATACTGCCTGGGTAAGGAAGTACGGTTTTAGTGGCAGCAATATCGCTTACGCCATAGCGGTAGACCACTCCTGCAATGTTTATATTACGGGACAAAGTTATGGCATCTATGCTGACTTCGCCACAATAAAGTATTATCCAAACGGAGACACTGCCTGGACGCGAAGATATAATGGAGCAGGAGCTAATACGGATGAGGCTTATGCCATAGCGGTAGATGGTTCTGGCAATGTTTATGTTACTGGAAGGAGTACTGGCAGCGGAACAGACTATGACTATGCCACCATAAAGTATGATTCATCCGGCACTCGGCTCTGGGTGGCAAGTTACAACGGACCAGGGAGCTCGGCAGATAAAGCTAATGCTATAGCCGTGGATGATTCCGGTAATGTGTATGTTACGGGGGAAAGTTACGGGGTTGACTATGATTATGCCACCGTGAAATATGACCAAAATGGGAATGAACGCTGGGTTGAGAGATACAATTCAGGACATGATGGTGATGAAGCTCACGCTATAGTCGTAGACGCTTATGGTAATGTCTATGTGACCGGAGGAGGTTATGACTATGCAACCATAAAATATGGTAAAATTGGGGGTGAGAAGATCTTGGTTTTAAGAGACGGATCTGATTCGCTAAATCCGATTGCAAGTAAGACCTTCAAGATTTACAAAGTCACAGATGACCCACCTGTAATGACTGAGTCTTATCTTGGCGAGTTAACTACAAATGCTTATGGCAGGATGACTGTTCCAGAGGGGTGGTTCAATATCGGGGATTGGGTTAAGGTGGAAAGATTGGTGCATAGTGAACCTGCAGTCAAACACCGGAGCATCCTGCCCAATATGTATTATATAAAAATAGACAACGGAACTTTTGACAGCACTACCGGTGCGATTTCTTATCACACGTTTACCTCAGATTCATTGCAAGAGATAACACTAAGCCATGCTACAGTCATGTTTGACCTTCTTGTTTCAGTGGAATGGGATGCAGATCAGCAATACCTGGAAAGTCTGCGTGATGGATTCAAATTGATGTCGAATTATCTTTACGATGTAACCGACGGGCAGCTATATATAGACTCAGTCAAGATTTTTGATGCTAAAGCATACTGGGATTCATCTGATGTCAGGATATACGCCAGTAATATGCAGTGGCCAAATGCTTCCACTTTTACCTGGACAAGTGGCGCCCCAAGGCGTTTGGGAGGGGGAATTTTCGGATCAGGCGAACGGAGACTCTATTTTCCCAGGATATTTTATTTTAACAGTTATAATGGTAACAGAAATCTGACATACGATCTATATCCTTACGATTGGATAATTAGCCAGACAACCTATGATGATGATAACGATGGGTCAATTGATTATCCAGATGAATTTAAGGCTTATCCACCCAGCAGAACCTTAGCACATGAATTTGGGCATTATGGTGTCGGTTTTCGTGATGAGTACATAAATAATGCAGGTAATAATATATTAGATGATTTCGACTTTGGGTTAATGGATGATCAACTTGGGGTAGATATCGAACAGAACTCTGAAATGTCCTGTTTACTGCAGTATGATGTTTTATCACATAGAATAACACGCCAGTGGGTTAACAGGGGAGACAGGTCTTGCTGGGATTATTTTGAGTGGAATTACGAAGGTACTTATGATGGGATATTCGTTCCCATTAAGAAACCTTCAACCGAGCTGTTCTCGGGTCCGAATAATGATATGTTGAACCTGAATTATGATGTGGGTTCCCTGCTAAGAACTGTGATTTCCGATTCCAATACTGGTGCATATGTGCTGATATTCACAAGTACGGATGAATTAGGTTCGCCACTGGGGAATTCGAAAGTGCAATTATACAAGGATAACCATACCTGGTTTATTGATCAGGGAAACACGGCTGATTCGGGAAGTATTATATGTTTAGGAGTGAATGGTGATGACATTATAAGAGCTTTTAGAGATACTCTGTATTTGGAAATTGAGCTTAACATTTTAGGCTCATATAAAGAAAATAGTTTTCGCCGAGTTTCTGCAAATGGTAATACTATCGTGGCTATCTTGAGAGCAATTAAAGGGAATTATCTTATGCTCAACAGCGGTTGGTTTCAGGGGGAAAATTCTTTCAGGTATAGCCTGCAAGTAAATAAATCTTTCAGTCAGAATCCAAGCCTGGAGCTTTACAATCCATACAATCAGATGTACACCTATGTTTTTTCTCCGGTGACGGAGGGTTATGAATCTATCGTTGGCAATTCCCTGGGTTCAGACGGGATGTTCTCGGTCATTGCCGTAGATGATTCTGCCTATACTTTTTTTGTGAACAACAGGTATACCGTAACCCCTGTTCTGGACAGTTCCTTTGTTCCAGAGATCTATGGTCCCCAAGGAAGTTGCATACTTAATCTTGATGAGGACAATTCTTCTCTGCACAAAATACTTATCCTTTCCTCTGATTTTCCACCGTTGTTGAATGGATTGGATAGTCTGGTGGAGCAAGGGGGAGAAGTGCATTCAATCTCTGCCTATCCCAATTTAAGCAGTTTGGCAGGGGTGAATAACTATATCGTTATCAAGTACCAGGATGTCGACTTGAAAAGCAGTTCGGAAACTAGCTTGAAGATTTTTAAATGGAATGAAACTTCAAACAAGTGGGAATTCATAGGCGGGACTGTTGATACAACAGGAAGCGAAGTAGTTAGTCCAATCCATAGTCTGGGAATTTATGCGGCTTTCACAACTGCTTTACTCCGTGGAGATGTTAACAGTGATAGAAAACTGACAGTCTCTGACGTCGTTTATCTCATCAATTATCTCTTTAAAGGAGGGCCAGCGCCAGTTGCTGGCTTGCTAATTGGAGACGTTAACTGTGATGGCCGAGCTAGCGTAGCTGATGTAGTTTATCTAATTAATTATCTCTTTAAAGGCGGACCAAAACCAGCTTGTTAAAGGATTGAGAAACTTTTAGGAACCTAAGGGGACAGACATTTGTGACCTGTCCCCTTTTTTTGCTAACCTGAAAATATTCTGACACCCTGTGTGTGTTCACAGAGGATCCCATAACCACACCATCTACTTGTATATCTCTGCTAAAAACTATATAGAACTGCGCGGTGGGGTAAACCTTGCTCAGCTTACTTGCTCTGTTTTTAGTAATGGCTAAGTAAGTTTATTCTGAGAAATTTATCGCAGGTTCTCTTAAGGCAATATAGTCTAAGAGAGAATGGGGTGGGGGCGATGCTACCCCCCCCGTTCCCTGTTTCAATTTTGTTTCAATTGGGGTTGGTTTTTTGGGGATCTTTAAAATGCTAACTAATTCGAGTTGTCCTTTAATAATAATCTGTTTATAACAAATTACTTTTATCTGCCTATTTGCTCTTAGATAGTCATAGAAATCCTCAATCTTGTTGACAATCATTTGCACACACCTTAATTTCAGGGAAGATTAGTTAGTTAAGTCAAAAGGTATTCCATGAATAAATTTCTATTAAACATCTTCACTCTTTTACTTGCGGTTTTACTTAATGGATTTCTACCCTCATTTGCTGGGCAAACACATCACTTATCCAGATCCATTGTTGATGTATATGGTGGGGTAACAGATACATCTAACTTCATAGATTCGCTTAGCGATGGTCCATACGTTTTCTGGGAAACTGATACTTCAGTGATTGTGTTCTACCTCTGTAATGAAGATATGCTAATTCAGACCTTCAGTGGAGCAGACACTCTCCGCTTTCATGGATTTTGTAAGGATTCTGCTATAGAGTATTTTATTCCTGTTTCAGCTCCTCATCCAGAACCATATATCATCAATCATGTTCCTAGAATACTTGCTATCAGCGATATTCATGGAGAATATGAACTTTTAGTTAAATTTCTTAAAGAGTCTGGTGTAATTGATGACAGTTGTCAGTGGAAATGGGAAGATGGACATCTTGTAATTATTGGTGATATTTTTGATAGGGGTGATAGGGTTACTGAATGTCTATGGTTTATCCGTCAGCTGGAATCAGAAGCGGAGCGAAGCGGTGGTGATGTTCACTATCTTATAGGAAACCATGAATTAATGGTTTTAAGTGGTGATACCAGGTATATTCACGAAAAATACCTTAAAGGAATTGTTAATAAAACTAAGATTAAGTATGAAGACTTATTTAGCCCTGAGATGGAACTGGGGAGGTGGTTACGGTCTAAAAACACGGTGATTAAAATAAATGACATAATTTTCGTTCATGCCGGACTTTCACCTCCTCTAATAAATAAGAATCTTAGTTTAGCTGATATCAATAATATAGTTCGTGGTAGTATAGACCTTCGTTCTAACCAGTTAGTTTTTAACGAGTTAGCTAATTTTCTTTTTGGTGGTAAAGGACCTTTCTGGTACCGTGGTTATCATTATGAGATGGAGAACTCTTACTTAAAAGCATCCCTCTCAGAGGTCGAGAGTATCTTGAATTATTATAAGGCTTCTGCTATCGTTGTGGGACATACCGAGATTGATCAGGTTTTGGGCCTATACGGCAATCGGATTATAGCAATTGATGTTCCAACAGAGGAATTGGGCTCGCTTCAAGGGCTGCTTTGGAAAAATGGAGAGTTTTATAGAGTAACTGGCAAAGGTGATCATCAATTAATAAAATAATTCCGAAGTATCTACTTTAATAAAGGTAAACGTGATAGGTGGCTCTTATTATTATTGAAATATAGAAAGTTGCACTTGAGAGAAGAAGTTATTACAACTTCTCTCCCCCAATTAAAAAATAAAAACAAAGGGGATATAGGGAACGCTACCCCTACCACTTCTGTTTCAAACACCAAAAAAGGTTCGAATATTGTTCAGTAAGGCAAGTTTTGATAAAAACCCATTATAGTAGCTAGCTACAAAATTGATACTTTGCATTTGTTTTCTAATTTATTATTATATCATCTACTCAGGAGATCGGTAGTAATGATGTATGGAGGTCAATCCGAGATTAGAAAGATTCAGAGTATATTGGTTAAGCACACCAAAGATGCTTTTATTTCCCAGAAAAACATCGATACTCAATGGAGAAAGCTCAATTATTTAGAACGTCCAGATTACAATAAAGCTCAGGAGGAATATGCGAATTTTCTTAACCTGCTAAAGAGGGAAGTATCCGATATCCATTATCTATCAAGGAATCAAGATACTGGTCTTGATTCAATTTACACACGTGATCCTCTAATCATCACGAATTCAGGAGCTATATTGTGCAATATGGGAAAAGAAGAACGTTCTGGTGAACCAGCAGCTACCAGAGATATCTTAATCCAATTGGATATACCTATTCTTGGAGTTATAGCTGGATTAGGAAGATTGGAGGGAGGAGATGTCATCTGGTTGGATGAAAACACTCTAGTAGTAGGACAGGGATACAGAACTAATGAAACCGGTATTTGCCAGTTAAAAGAACTCACTAAGGAACTAGTTAATGAATTTATGGTTGTTTATGTGCCTAAATGGAGAGGTCCAGGTGATGTTTTACATTTAATGTCTCTCATCAGTCCGATTGATTACAACTTAGCTATTGTTTACCCTAAACTGCTTCCCGCTTCCTTTATAAGTTGGCTCATCAATCGAGGAATAAAGCTTTTGGAAGTATCCGAATCTGAATTTGAAACAATGGCTTGCAACATCCTAACCATTGCTCCAAGGAAATGCATTATGCTTTCTGGAAACCCTAACACAAAACGTATACTCGAAGAAGAGGGTGTTAAAGTGTGGGAGTATTTGGGAGAAGAAATCTGCAAGAAAGGTGCTGGAGGCCCAACTTGCCTAACAAGGCCTCTATTAAGAATGAAATGACATTAGATTACTTCAAAAATAAAAACAAAGGGGTATAGGGGGAGGCTACCCCCCCAGTAGTAAGCACATATTCATTTTCTGGTTTTAACTCATACGCCATAATAGATTCCTTTTAGGACTTCGCAACGTTTGGGGGAGCAAGCAAGAACCCAGAGCCGCCTGCTTCAATCTTGTTTCAATCCGAGTAGGTCTGTGGAAACATTAAATCTCTTGTCCCTGCCTCAGAGCTTTGCCACATTCATATTGACAAATTAAGAAATAGACATATCTTGGATATATAGCAGTAGATTGTTTATGCGATTTTAAGGGTATTATTTGAGGGGGAAATGTTCATCTCAAAGTTCAAAAAAGAGGTCGTCTATCAGGAAAAAGCTATTGCTTTTGGTTCTTTCTATGCTTTGGGCTTCGCCTGCTTTAGCACAGAACCCTGATTCCATTCCGTTCGCTCCTGCTGTCAACTACGGCACATTAGACAACCCCATTCCTATTTTTTGTGCGGATTTGGACGGGGATCTAGATTTAGATTTAGTTGTACCAAGTTGGAATATCGACAGTGTTTCCATTTTAAAGAACAACGGGGATGGGACTTTTCAGGCTAAGGTGGATTATGGTCTAGCATATTATTGTTTACCTATTTCTATTTTTTGTGCTGATTTGGATGGGGATACGGATCTGGACTTAGCTGTGGTGAGTTGGACTTGGGCTAGTGTTTCTATTTTAAAGAACAACGGGGATGGGACTTTCCAGACAGGGGTCGACTACGGTGCGGGAAGCCGTCCTTATTCTATTTTTTGTGCTGATTTGGATGGTGATACAGATTTGGACTTGGCTGTGGCAAATTCGGCTAACGCCGATGTCTCCATTTTAAAGAACAATGGGGATGGGACTTTCCAGACAAAGGTTGATTATGATGCAGGATATTATCCTACTTCCGTTTTCTGCGCTGATTTAGATGGGGATACAGATCTGGACTTAGCTGTAGGACATTATCATAGCGACACTCTTTCCATCTTAAAGAACAACGGGGATGGGACTTTCCAGACAAGAGTGGATTACATTGTAGGAGCTGACCCCCACCAAGTTTTTTGTGCGGATTTGGATGGGGATACAGATTTGGACTTAGCTGTGGCACATGCGAATAGCAGCAATGTTTCCATTTTAAAGAACAATGGGGATGGGACTTTCCAGACCAAGGTTGACTACGCTGTAGGAGATGGTCCTACTTCTGTTTTTTGTGCGGATTTGGACGGGGATACGGATTTGGACTTAGCTGTGGCAAACTATAATAGCGGCAATGTTTCCATTTTAAAGAACAATGGAGATGGGACTTTCCAGACCAAGGTTGACTACGCTGTAGGAGATGGTCCTACTTCTGTTTTTTGTGCTGATTTGGACGGGGATACGGATTTGGACTTAGCTGTAGTAAATTCGAATAGCGACAATGTCTCTATTCTGAGAAATTTGTCTATTCATCCCCTCTCTTATACTTTCTGGTTATCTGCTTATTCGCCGGTGGATTTAATAGTTACAGACCGAATAGGAGACTCAATCGGGGTGAGTTTCAACACTATCCAAAATGGTTCCACCTATGATACCACCCAAGATTTAAACAATGATGGGGACAAAGATGACCAGGTCGTCATACCAAGTCCTGTAAACGGAGAGTATATGGTCAGAGTTGTGCCTGAGTCTGTTTGTTCAGGTAATTACACTTTAGCTGTGAAATTGGATCAGAATGAGGAGAGAGTTGTGATAGCCAATGCTCCCTGTCCTGAACCAGGGCAGGTAGATACGGTAGTTTATAATGTTCCCGAATATCTGCATGGGGATGCTAATAGAGACGGGCAAAAGAGTGTTTCAGATGTGGTTTTTTTAATCAATTATCTTTTCAAGGGAGGCCCTGCACCTGACCCGGCGAACTTGGGTGATGTTAACTTCTGCAAACAAAATCCCCCGGTTGAGCCCGGTCAGCCAACAGTTGCAGATGTAGTCTATATGATAAACTATCTTTTCAAAGGTGGAAAAGCACCTTGCAGCTAAAAGATTACTGGAATCGTAGAGACCTAAGGGGACAGACGTTTGTGAGCTGTCCCCTTTTCTTTTTCCAACCTGAAGATGCCTTGACACCCTGTGACTGTGAGGAAAGGAAATAGTGTAAACAGGTTGGGTAATACTAACTTATTTGGGCCATGAAACAGGTTCTAACATTGTCCCGTCACCCACCCCAATTAAGCCACTGATTATGCCTCCGGAATCGTTCTTGGTTTCACCAAGTCGACCAGGATAAGAGATTTTTATAAGGGGGATATTCCAATACTACTTATTAAGCTTGACTTTTGCGTGGTTTAGGGTAGCTTATTGTTGAATTCATTTGAAGTAAATACATGGAAAGAGCCCTAACTTAAAAAGTGGCAAAATAACTGGGGGCAGGACAACTACAGTAATCCTGACATACAGGACCTTCTTCGTATATTAGTTCTACTTTTTGCGTGATTATCCAAAAAAATACTTTACTTTTGATGGTTTGGTCAGTATTTTAGAATATGATGATAGAAACCAAATAATAAGGAGGTCAAATGAATAGGCGTAGACCTAACACTTTTTTTGGCGTTGCTGGTCGCATAATCAAAGTTATCAGCCTGTTTTTCCTTCTGATTGCCCCGTTATCAAAAGATGTAGGAGCAAGGCCTAATCAAGCTCAAGAAGCTTTCAAAGAGCTTTGTACCACCGTCGAGCTCTCC
The sequence above is a segment of the Candidatus Zixiibacteriota bacterium genome. Coding sequences within it:
- a CDS encoding PAS domain-containing protein, translated to MNNRRQNSEEERLKVVLKINQAISQTLDLEKILMMACEMTTQVLKADRCSIALLSTGNTYEIVKSYKKKPSYPSIDGARFDLKDYPHIAPFLLKKRTVHISDRKKTSLSVRERTIFKQLNVKALLAVPIIVSRKTIGAIIPSRIEQSSAFSSLDLSLCQTIANQVGIAIKNAKLTKKLQEEHKELKVSQQQAYLTNERLRYLMFSTSAVIYASKTSRDYGATFITDNVRGMVGYSPEQFITNSSFWVGRIHPEDVKRILQELPIIFKKGYHTYEYRFRCKNGKYIWMRDEMKLIRDDKGQPLEIIGYWTDITDRKNTEIKMIESENRYLRLFEDSPISLWEEDFSSVKNYLNSLKSSGVKDLRAYFDNHPEAISKCAAKVKIIAVNKTTLRWYEAKSLEELKSGLNKVFTQESYEVFKEGLIAIFSGKTSFESDATNQTLKGRKIDINIRWSVLTGYERSLSRLLVSIVDITERKLTEKKLVFLANRVIEAQEEERRMTSQKLHDSIVQDLTAMKLDLKMCLRSSPQQYVQVISRLKDDEKLITQTMENLRDLSSDLRPRILDELGLFSALRWYVDKFSRRTNLEVQLKITGSKKRLSPQSEIGIFRIIQEGLTNIAKHSEAKSASLSLSAKAGYVRVVIHDNGIGFEQKRADTPTSYGLLRMMENTKLLGGKFKIISRKGKGTTLHITIPY
- a CDS encoding SBBP repeat-containing protein, encoding MLKKLIILVVFVFMSISAYAQVDTAWIRSYNGWGDGGDLANDITVDASGNVYVTGYSWGNYNDYASIKYDRNGNALWIRRYSGAVGYFDDNAEAIAVDASGNVYVTGGSNSGGATSYDYATIKYKPNGDTAWVRRYNGPANSDDYALDLAVDGSGNVYVTGESPGNGTNRDYATVKYFPNGDTAWVRMYNGAGNGADGARAIAVDDSGNVCVTGWSYQGSLRTDYVTIKYYPNGNTAWVRKYGFSGSNIAYAIAVDHSCNVYITGQSYGIYADFATIKYYPNGDTAWTRRYNGAGANTDEAYAIAVDGSGNVYVTGRSTGSGTDYDYATIKYDSSGTRLWVASYNGPGSSADKANAIAVDDSGNVYVTGESYGVDYDYATVKYDQNGNERWVERYNSGHDGDEAHAIVVDAYGNVYVTGGGYDYATIKYGKIGGEKILVLRDGSDSLNPIASKTFKIYKVTDDPPVMTESYLGELTTNAYGRMTVPEGWFNIGDWVKVERLVHSEPAVKHRSILPNMYYIKIDNGTFDSTTGAISYHTFTSDSLQEITLSHATVMFDLLVSVEWDADQQYLESLRDGFKLMSNYLYDVTDGQLYIDSVKIFDAKAYWDSSDVRIYASNMQWPNASTFTWTSGAPRRLGGGIFGSGERRLYFPRIFYFNSYNGNRNLTYDLYPYDWIISQTTYDDDNDGSIDYPDEFKAYPPSRTLAHEFGHYGVGFRDEYINNAGNNILDDFDFGLMDDQLGVDIEQNSEMSCLLQYDVLSHRITRQWVNRGDRSCWDYFEWNYEGTYDGIFVPIKKPSTELFSGPNNDMLNLNYDVGSLLRTVISDSNTGAYVLIFTSTDELGSPLGNSKVQLYKDNHTWFIDQGNTADSGSIICLGVNGDDIIRAFRDTLYLEIELNILGSYKENSFRRVSANGNTIVAILRAIKGNYLMLNSGWFQGENSFRYSLQVNKSFSQNPSLELYNPYNQMYTYVFSPVTEGYESIVGNSLGSDGMFSVIAVDDSAYTFFVNNRYTVTPVLDSSFVPEIYGPQGSCILNLDEDNSSLHKILILSSDFPPLLNGLDSLVEQGGEVHSISAYPNLSSLAGVNNYIVIKYQDVDLKSSSETSLKIFKWNETSNKWEFIGGTVDTTGSEVVSPIHSLGIYAAFTTALLRGDVNSDRKLTVSDVVYLINYLFKGGPAPVAGLLIGDVNCDGRASVADVVYLINYLFKGGPKPAC
- a CDS encoding metallophosphoesterase, translating into MNKFLLNIFTLLLAVLLNGFLPSFAGQTHHLSRSIVDVYGGVTDTSNFIDSLSDGPYVFWETDTSVIVFYLCNEDMLIQTFSGADTLRFHGFCKDSAIEYFIPVSAPHPEPYIINHVPRILAISDIHGEYELLVKFLKESGVIDDSCQWKWEDGHLVIIGDIFDRGDRVTECLWFIRQLESEAERSGGDVHYLIGNHELMVLSGDTRYIHEKYLKGIVNKTKIKYEDLFSPEMELGRWLRSKNTVIKINDIIFVHAGLSPPLINKNLSLADINNIVRGSIDLRSNQLVFNELANFLFGGKGPFWYRGYHYEMENSYLKASLSEVESILNYYKASAIVVGHTEIDQVLGLYGNRIIAIDVPTEELGSLQGLLWKNGEFYRVTGKGDHQLIK
- a CDS encoding arginine deiminase family protein — translated: MMYGGQSEIRKIQSILVKHTKDAFISQKNIDTQWRKLNYLERPDYNKAQEEYANFLNLLKREVSDIHYLSRNQDTGLDSIYTRDPLIITNSGAILCNMGKEERSGEPAATRDILIQLDIPILGVIAGLGRLEGGDVIWLDENTLVVGQGYRTNETGICQLKELTKELVNEFMVVYVPKWRGPGDVLHLMSLISPIDYNLAIVYPKLLPASFISWLINRGIKLLEVSESEFETMACNILTIAPRKCIMLSGNPNTKRILEEEGVKVWEYLGEEICKKGAGGPTCLTRPLLRMK
- a CDS encoding FG-GAP-like repeat-containing protein translates to MLLVLSMLWASPALAQNPDSIPFAPAVNYGTLDNPIPIFCADLDGDLDLDLVVPSWNIDSVSILKNNGDGTFQAKVDYGLAYYCLPISIFCADLDGDTDLDLAVVSWTWASVSILKNNGDGTFQTGVDYGAGSRPYSIFCADLDGDTDLDLAVANSANADVSILKNNGDGTFQTKVDYDAGYYPTSVFCADLDGDTDLDLAVGHYHSDTLSILKNNGDGTFQTRVDYIVGADPHQVFCADLDGDTDLDLAVAHANSSNVSILKNNGDGTFQTKVDYAVGDGPTSVFCADLDGDTDLDLAVANYNSGNVSILKNNGDGTFQTKVDYAVGDGPTSVFCADLDGDTDLDLAVVNSNSDNVSILRNLSIHPLSYTFWLSAYSPVDLIVTDRIGDSIGVSFNTIQNGSTYDTTQDLNNDGDKDDQVVIPSPVNGEYMVRVVPESVCSGNYTLAVKLDQNEERVVIANAPCPEPGQVDTVVYNVPEYLHGDANRDGQKSVSDVVFLINYLFKGGPAPDPANLGDVNFCKQNPPVEPGQPTVADVVYMINYLFKGGKAPCS